AGACATATGAAGAGTTAGAGATTAATCAGTTAAATATTAATCAATATCCTTCCTTTGCGCAAACATGGCAAATTCAGAGTGTTCCTTGTTTGCTTATTTTTCAGAAGGGCTTAGGCGTTGAACGTCGATATGCATTTCAATCAATTCCAAGCCCTTCACTCATTACTTCAACCATACACAACAAATAAAATTAGTGTTACAACGACAAAAGGAGAGTGACAGTATGTCCATGCATTATGATGAATATATGAAACAAGTCGTATTACCAATGAGAGCCGAATTATCGGAGAATGGATTTAAAGAGTTATTATCTGCATCTGATGTGGATGAATACATGGAGCAGGCTGAAGGGACAACACTTGTTGTTGTTAATTCTGTATGTGGTTGTGCAGCTGGGTTGGCTCGCCCCTCAGCAGTAACTTCATTAATGCATGATCATAAACCAGATCATTTAGTGACGGTTTTTGCAGGACAGGACAAAGAAGCGACAGCACAGTTCCGTTCGTATATTTCTGAAGTACCACCTTCTTCACCCTCTATGGCTTTGTTTAAAGGAAAAGAATTGGTTCATTTTATTCCACGAGATGAAATTGAAGGTCATGAACCTGAATCGATTATTCGAAACCTAGCACTAGCTTATAATAAGTTTTGTGCAAACGAGGCATAACAATGCGACCGGCACCATCCTTTACTTTGCAAAACGATTTGACGAACGAGAGCTGTTCATTGCAGCAGTTCTCAGGTCAAGCTGTCATGCTGACATTTTGGACAAGCTGGTGTCCTGATTCGAGGGTAGACCTTGCTCTTAAACAACGTTTGTTTCAAGCGATGGATCAATCAAAAATGCAAATGCTCATGATTAATGTAACAGCAAGAGAGCGTATTGAAGATCTTAGTGCATTTGTACATGAACAAGGTTATACATTTCCTGTTTTGCTAGATGAGGGTCGAACGGTTTACGATTTATATAAATGCCAAGGGGTTCCGACTACGATCTTCATCAATTCGCAGCAAGAAATCGAATCAGTTTTAGGGGATCAAGCTTCGTTTCAAGAGGTAACAGAAGGGTTAGCGTCCTTATTAAAATGAAAAACGTCCTCAGGTCAATATAATGGCCTGAGGACGTTTTTTAATGTTAGCTAGCTTTTATGGACGAACGCCATAAAAAATGACCGTACCAAGTTGTTTTAGGTTTGGATAACCACTTTGGCGATACAACTCTACTACATGTTCTCTGTTATAAGGAACACGATTTAAATGAAAGCGGTGCCGACCTTCTTCGACATCAATAACTAGGTAAGAGGCGAGTGGGTGCCCGTCAAATGGCAGTCCAACACTACCTGTATTAATGACACTTTTTCCGTGAAGTGAACGTACATAAGGGATATGTGTGTGGCCGTATACATAGATATCGGCTTCATCTTTTTGCATAATGACATTTTCAATGGCTTCAGAGTCATCGACATTCACGATATCATATAAGCTATCAGGTGTAGCGTGGAAGGCGTGAATGATGGAATCCAATTCATCGAGTACAAATTCTTTTGGAAGTTGCTTCAAATATTCTAGATCCTCTTCGGATAACCTTTGCAAGGTCCAATTGCGTTCTTCGTTTAAAATCGTCAAAGCTTCTTCAGGGAAATCTCCCTCCCTAAAACCATCTGTAAGCCACTCGTCTGCATTTCCTTTAATTACTTCAACAGACTCAAGACCTTGGATTAACTCAAGCACTCTTTTAGGTTCAGGGCCTCTAAAACATAGGTCACCTAATATGTAAATCTTATCAATTTCCTGCTGGTTCAGTTCGTTTAGTACGGCTTCTAGTGCAGTAGCGTTTCCATGAATATCTGATAAAAAAGCGAGTTTCATATCTCTATTACCTCCTTTTAAGTATAGTGTAACAGAGAATCATAAAAAAAGCGTGTTCAAACCTATCACCTCAAGTGGGTACAATTGTTTATCAACCCAAACTTGTGTTAAAATCGGGCTATGCAACGTCGAGAAGGAGGAGATAGCATTGAAAATTATCTCAATTGAACCAACACCAAGTCCAAATACTATGAAGTTAATTTTAAGCGAACATCTAAAGGGTGGTTCCCAAAATACATATCACGTATCTAATTATGAAGGTGCACCAACTTTTATCCACTCTTTATTTGAGATAGAAGGAGTAAAGTCGGTTTATCATGTAGCAGACTTTTTAGCGATCGATCGCCATCCGAAAGCAGACTGGAAAGTGATTCTCCCTCAGGTCCGGGAGGTATTTGGGGAAGATGCCGAAGCAGTAAAAGATGAACAATCATCACTTGATGGATTTGGCGAAGTAACCGTTCAGCTTCAACTATTTAAACAAATTCCTATGCAAATAAAGTTAACAGATGGAGAACAAGAAAAAAGGCAAGGTCTGCCTGAACGATTTGCACTTGCGGTCGCAGATGCGCAGCAACCGGATGATAATGTAGTAATGGAAAGAAAGTGGCAGGACCACGGTATTCGTTACGGAGAGCTAGAGAGTATTGCACAAGAAATAGCAGAAGAAATCTCGGCTACCTATACACAACGTCGTTTGGATGCCCTTGTGAAGCAAGCAACATCTCCTGAAGAAACGGTATCTAATGCATTCCTTGATCGATATACAGTCACACTTGAAATGCTAGATGCAGAGGACTGGCGTGAGCGTTATGCAGCGCTTGATCAGATGGATCCAAAACCATCAGATCTACCAGTTTTAGAAAAAGCATTAGAAGATGAAAAAGCATCTATCCGCAGATTAGCTGTTGTTTATATCGGAATGCTTGAGGAATCGGATATTTTGCCTTACCTATATAAAGCACTTGAGGACCCTTCCATTACCGTAAGACGAACAGCAGGAGACTGTGTGTCTGATCTTGGAGATCCTGCTGCTATTCCAGCAATGATTAAATCGCTTCAAGACAAAAGTAAATTGGTTCGATGGAGAGCTGCAATGTTCCTATACGAAGAAGGAGACGAATCAGCACTAGAAGCATTAAAAGTATCTGAATCAGATCCTGAATTCGAAGTAGCTTTGCAAGCTAAAATGGCCTTAGAGCGTATTGCTGGTGGAGAAGAAGCCAAGGGTTCTGTGTGGAAACAAATGACAGAAGCTCGTAACCAACAGGAGGAATCTTAATGTCAGTCGAAGAAGAACTACTTAGTGAGTTTGAAGAAAAACAGATGAAAGATTTAATTGAAATGATGGAAGATGCAAAATCGGGTCATCTTAAAGAAGTCGAATTGGTCGAATCGATTGGTTTGTTATATGATCAAACATTAAATCAAAAACTTCTTACTTGGTTAAAAGAGCAAGGTGTAGAGCTTATTTATGTAACAGATGATGAAGAGGTAAATGAATAATGAGAGAAGAGCCGACACAGCGACTCTCCAAAAAATCAATTACGATATGGCGAATTCAGCGTAGTTTGGAGGGACTAATGCTGCTAATTTTGCCAATTGCATATGCGGTTTCTTTGAATTACTTTGACTGGCCAATCTGGATCCTTTTTGTTTTAATAGGCATTTTACTTTTATATATAGTAGCATTAATCCTCGTTTGGCCACCGATTCAATGGAGGCGTTTTCGGTACCAAGTGCTTGAACAAGAAATTGACATTGTGCAAGGGGTTTTAATTGTTCGTCGTACATTGGTACCCATGACTAGGATTCAACATGTAGAAACAGAGCAAGGCCCAATTCTTAGAAGGTATAAAATGGCTTCTGTTGAAATTCAAACAGCAGCAACCACGCATCGTATTCCAGTTCTTCCTATTGAAGAAGCGGATGAGTTACGAGATCAGATCGCCAGACTTGCGGCGGTGGCACTTGATGAATAATTTGAAGCGACTGCACCCGTCAGACATGCTTATATCACTTGTTTCAGCAATTAAAAGCTCTATCCTTCCTATTATCGCAACACTTGTTATTGGAGCAGGGAATGATAACTCGTATTTTAGTTATTTATGGATTTTGATTTTAGTGTTTGCGGTAGTCAGTTCTGTTCTAACATGGTTTACCTTCTACTATCGTTTGCAAGAAGGTGAACTATTTATTCAAAAAGGGATATTTGTAAAGAAAAAACGCTATATACAGCGCCAACGTGTACAGAGTATTGATATTACAGCTGGTGTTGTCCAACGGATATTCGGTATGGTGCGAATTGATATTGAGACAGCAGGTGGTAATTCAGAAGCAGAAGCGCGCTTAACGGCTGTTACAAAAGCAGAAGCCGAGGCCATTCGTAAGGAATTATTAGGCAGAGCTACTGGGGGAGAACAGGAGCAATCAGAGCTTGATTTAGAAGAATCTGATTCAAGTGACATTCCAACAGAACAAGGACCTGAATTCACCTGGAAACTTGGCACAGAAAGACTGGTCGCCATGGCTCTTACTTCAAGTGGAGTGGGACTTATTTTTTCTGCAGTTGGTGCATTGTTCGGTCAATCTTTTCAATTTATCCCAGATGAATGGTTTGACAATTCGTTTGGCTTTGTCACACGCCTAGGCATTTCTTCTGTTTTGACGATTATAGGACTGGTTTTCCTTGGATTACTTCTTTCGTGGGCGATTTCGAGTGTGATTTCCATCATTAAATATGGAGGATTTCAAATCGAACACTATGGTAGTGAGCTAGTTATTTCAAGGGGATTACTTGAGAGAAGGCAGTTAACTCTTCAGTTAAATCGCATTACAAGTGTACGACTTGTTCGTAATTTGCTACGCCAACCTCTAGGTTTTGTCTCCGTTTATGTAGAGAGTGCAGGAGGCGGCTCAAAGGATGAGCAAGCTTCAACGCTGTTAATCCCATTGGTTAAGCAATCAGATTTAGAATCAGTACTAACTGACATCCTTCCAAATTATTCATTTACTAGGCATTATCAGCCGTTACCATCACATGCATTATGGCGACTTCTCATTCGTTATATAAGCATACCAACGATTCTAACAGGCGTAGCTGTTTATTTCTTTTATCCGCTAGGTCTGCTTGGAGTCCTTGTGATTATGGCTAGCGCATGTCTTGCTTGGCTCACATATAAGTCCGGTGGATCTGGTGCGTATGAAGATTATGTGTGGATTCGATATCGTACATTCAGTTTAATAGAAGTTGTTGCACCTAAATGGAAAGTACAGTCAGCAGAAAAGCAAGTCTCTATTCTACAAGCTTGGCAAGGATTGGCAACCTATAAGATTACAGTGCAATCGAGTTTGTCAGGTAAATCATTCCAACTTCGTGATTTAACCGAGGATCATGCTGACCAAATGTTAGATTGGTACTCCTATACAGCAAAAAAAGGATAAGCATAAGCTCATCCTTTTTTTGTTATTTTGAAAAGGCGTTAGAATAAAACACAACAGAACGTTCGCCTTTATCGGTTGTAAATTCAAAGCGATCATAAATTTGATCTTCTTTATCCTTGTATAATGTTCGATCAAAGTGATGTTGAACTAATACATACATGTCAGGAGTAGTAAACGTTAAAAAGCTAACTCCTTTAAATACATCTGTTTGTTGGTTACCTAACAATTGATTTAAGAGAGAATTGTGGCAATGAGTTAATTCATCATCAGATAAACCAAATGCAGCCAAACTATTTTGGAATGCACTTAGAGCAGTTGGCTCAAGTTCATTTTTCCAAATGAAGTATGGATTAAATTGTTGCTCATCCATATAAAAGACATCGCCTTCTTTTGCAGTGAAACGCTGTCCTTCATGGCTAACAAAAATCCCATTTGCTTCATATTTCCCTCTATACCAAGAAGAATGGT
The nucleotide sequence above comes from Alkalicoccobacillus plakortidis. Encoded proteins:
- a CDS encoding thioredoxin family protein, which encodes MMLIERSEGEITKRLEEKDELVIVFVHTPLCGTCKRAASMLTILEQTYEELEINQLNINQYPSFAQTWQIQSVPCLLIFQKGLGVERRYAFQSIPSPSLITSTIHNK
- a CDS encoding BrxA/BrxB family bacilliredoxin; protein product: MSMHYDEYMKQVVLPMRAELSENGFKELLSASDVDEYMEQAEGTTLVVVNSVCGCAAGLARPSAVTSLMHDHKPDHLVTVFAGQDKEATAQFRSYISEVPPSSPSMALFKGKELVHFIPRDEIEGHEPESIIRNLALAYNKFCANEA
- a CDS encoding TlpA family protein disulfide reductase, translating into MRPAPSFTLQNDLTNESCSLQQFSGQAVMLTFWTSWCPDSRVDLALKQRLFQAMDQSKMQMLMINVTARERIEDLSAFVHEQGYTFPVLLDEGRTVYDLYKCQGVPTTIFINSQQEIESVLGDQASFQEVTEGLASLLK
- a CDS encoding metallophosphoesterase family protein, whose protein sequence is MKLAFLSDIHGNATALEAVLNELNQQEIDKIYILGDLCFRGPEPKRVLELIQGLESVEVIKGNADEWLTDGFREGDFPEEALTILNEERNWTLQRLSEEDLEYLKQLPKEFVLDELDSIIHAFHATPDSLYDIVNVDDSEAIENVIMQKDEADIYVYGHTHIPYVRSLHGKSVINTGSVGLPFDGHPLASYLVIDVEEGRHRFHLNRVPYNREHVVELYRQSGYPNLKQLGTVIFYGVRP
- a CDS encoding conserved virulence factor C family protein, which translates into the protein MKIISIEPTPSPNTMKLILSEHLKGGSQNTYHVSNYEGAPTFIHSLFEIEGVKSVYHVADFLAIDRHPKADWKVILPQVREVFGEDAEAVKDEQSSLDGFGEVTVQLQLFKQIPMQIKLTDGEQEKRQGLPERFALAVADAQQPDDNVVMERKWQDHGIRYGELESIAQEIAEEISATYTQRRLDALVKQATSPEETVSNAFLDRYTVTLEMLDAEDWRERYAALDQMDPKPSDLPVLEKALEDEKASIRRLAVVYIGMLEESDILPYLYKALEDPSITVRRTAGDCVSDLGDPAAIPAMIKSLQDKSKLVRWRAAMFLYEEGDESALEALKVSESDPEFEVALQAKMALERIAGGEEAKGSVWKQMTEARNQQEES
- a CDS encoding PH domain-containing protein — encoded protein: MREEPTQRLSKKSITIWRIQRSLEGLMLLILPIAYAVSLNYFDWPIWILFVLIGILLLYIVALILVWPPIQWRRFRYQVLEQEIDIVQGVLIVRRTLVPMTRIQHVETEQGPILRRYKMASVEIQTAATTHRIPVLPIEEADELRDQIARLAAVALDE
- a CDS encoding PH domain-containing protein encodes the protein MNNLKRLHPSDMLISLVSAIKSSILPIIATLVIGAGNDNSYFSYLWILILVFAVVSSVLTWFTFYYRLQEGELFIQKGIFVKKKRYIQRQRVQSIDITAGVVQRIFGMVRIDIETAGGNSEAEARLTAVTKAEAEAIRKELLGRATGGEQEQSELDLEESDSSDIPTEQGPEFTWKLGTERLVAMALTSSGVGLIFSAVGALFGQSFQFIPDEWFDNSFGFVTRLGISSVLTIIGLVFLGLLLSWAISSVISIIKYGGFQIEHYGSELVISRGLLERRQLTLQLNRITSVRLVRNLLRQPLGFVSVYVESAGGGSKDEQASTLLIPLVKQSDLESVLTDILPNYSFTRHYQPLPSHALWRLLIRYISIPTILTGVAVYFFYPLGLLGVLVIMASACLAWLTYKSGGSGAYEDYVWIRYRTFSLIEVVAPKWKVQSAEKQVSILQAWQGLATYKITVQSSLSGKSFQLRDLTEDHADQMLDWYSYTAKKG